The Agromyces hippuratus genome has a window encoding:
- a CDS encoding OsmC family protein: MTLLDDTTTTAFPPAERAERLAAAGAAWADRIERSPDAAHLTYTVTGRGTGAVASAITAGRHRFELAGDDVAASPVEYALGALISCQIVVYRLYAGALGIQLDDIEITAEGDLDARKLFGIDESVRAGFNQVRLTVKLHGPESSERYEALRETVDAHCPVLDLFANPVPTTVVLG; encoded by the coding sequence ATGACCCTCCTCGACGACACCACCACGACCGCCTTCCCACCCGCCGAGCGCGCGGAGCGACTCGCCGCAGCCGGCGCAGCCTGGGCCGACCGCATCGAGCGCAGCCCCGATGCCGCCCACCTCACCTACACCGTCACGGGCCGGGGCACCGGTGCCGTCGCGAGCGCGATCACCGCCGGACGCCACCGCTTCGAGCTCGCCGGCGACGATGTCGCCGCGAGTCCGGTGGAGTACGCCCTCGGCGCGCTCATCTCGTGTCAGATCGTGGTCTACCGGCTGTACGCCGGCGCACTCGGCATCCAGCTCGACGACATCGAGATCACGGCCGAGGGCGACCTCGACGCGCGCAAGCTGTTCGGCATCGACGAGTCGGTGCGGGCCGGCTTCAACCAGGTGCGGCTCACCGTGAAGCTCCACGGCCCCGAGAGCTCCGAACGCTATGAGGCCCTCCGCGAGACCGTCGACGCGCACTGCCCGGTGCTCGACCTCTTCGCGAACCCGGTGCCGACGACCGTGGTGCTCGGCTGA
- a CDS encoding chorismate mutase, translating into MSDGSFDERDAAMSELLGIRSSIDNIDAALIHLLAERFKFTQQVGRLKATHGLPPSDPDRERRQIARLRNLAIDAHLDPAFAEKWFNFVVAEVIQHHEELANGAAASGAADEL; encoded by the coding sequence ATGAGTGACGGGTCCTTCGACGAACGTGATGCTGCCATGAGCGAGCTGCTCGGCATCCGATCCAGCATCGACAACATCGACGCGGCACTCATCCACCTGCTCGCCGAACGCTTCAAGTTCACCCAGCAGGTCGGCCGGCTGAAGGCGACGCACGGGCTGCCGCCGAGCGACCCCGACCGCGAGCGGCGCCAGATCGCCCGGCTCCGCAATCTCGCGATCGACGCGCACCTCGACCCGGCGTTCGCCGAGAAGTGGTTCAACTTCGTCGTCGCCGAAGTGATCCAGCACCACGAAGAGCTCGCCAATGGCGCGGCCGCTTCGGGCGCCGCCGACGAGCTGTGA
- a CDS encoding SDR family NAD(P)-dependent oxidoreductase yields MSWYPAAMPSQAGKRYLVTGANAGIGFFTAARLAGAGAHVVLAGRSPERLEAAMAAIRGARPEASVEPLVIDVASLASVRAGAARLLHRPSFDGVVANAGMVHTPATRLESPDGNELVLATNVLGHFALLEQLLGHLAPGARIVTLGSLSSRLSTFRIDDLQQLEHGYDSWRAYAQSKIATQVFAFELDRRLRAADAPVASIVAHPGYSTGGRTPRVPGVNEPSTAKRFRDALQAAWAQGKHRGAEVPLHALTAPGVEGGQFWGPRWTTKGPPALQTPTRTSTDAAIGARFWAFAEDATRTTFTVGA; encoded by the coding sequence GTGAGCTGGTACCCGGCGGCCATGCCGTCGCAGGCGGGCAAGCGCTACCTCGTGACCGGCGCAAATGCCGGCATCGGGTTCTTCACGGCGGCTCGGCTCGCCGGGGCGGGTGCGCACGTCGTGCTCGCCGGGCGCAGCCCGGAGCGGCTCGAGGCGGCGATGGCCGCGATCCGCGGCGCGCGCCCCGAGGCATCCGTCGAACCGCTCGTCATCGACGTCGCCTCGCTCGCCTCGGTGCGCGCCGGCGCCGCTCGCCTGCTGCACCGCCCGTCGTTCGACGGCGTGGTGGCCAACGCGGGCATGGTGCACACGCCGGCCACCCGGCTCGAGTCACCCGACGGCAACGAGCTCGTGCTCGCGACGAACGTGCTCGGTCACTTCGCACTGCTCGAGCAGTTGCTGGGGCACCTCGCACCGGGCGCGCGCATCGTCACGCTCGGCTCGTTGTCGAGCCGGCTCTCGACGTTCCGCATCGACGACCTGCAGCAGCTCGAGCACGGCTACGACTCCTGGCGGGCCTACGCGCAGTCGAAGATCGCCACGCAGGTGTTCGCATTCGAGCTCGACCGACGGCTTCGAGCAGCGGATGCCCCGGTCGCGAGCATCGTCGCCCACCCCGGTTATTCGACCGGCGGCAGAACGCCGCGCGTACCGGGCGTCAACGAGCCGTCGACCGCGAAGCGATTCCGCGACGCGCTGCAGGCGGCGTGGGCGCAGGGCAAGCATCGCGGCGCCGAGGTGCCGTTGCACGCACTCACCGCGCCCGGCGTCGAGGGTGGCCAGTTCTGGGGACCGCGCTGGACGACGAAGGGCCCGCCCGCCCTGCAGACCCCCACGCGCACGTCGACGGATGCCGCGATCGGCGCCCGCTTCTGGGCCTTCGCCGAAGACGCCACCCGCACGACGTTCACCGTCGGCGCATGA
- a CDS encoding phosphate/phosphite/phosphonate ABC transporter substrate-binding protein, whose product MKLNTKAWPAIAAAALLTVGLAACSSPSAADDAEADASGAKFAVDENTLVFGVVPDSVDTETNYQPLMDYIAQETGKTVEYHESTDYAALIEAAVAGKIDVASFSGFTYVTATNNGAALTPISSIITEEGQEPGYFSQAIVPKGSAVTDLAGFEGKKVCFVDPSSTSGYLFPSYNLLNEGIDPETDVTPVFAGKHDVSVTKTGEGVECEAGFAEDSEVAKSDKVEVVAETMVPGAPIVLSNTLPEELQTQLTDILGEVTIDEIIAAGIDSADSDAFRSVFFATSPVDDAYYDTIRDICEQTNAEQCQG is encoded by the coding sequence ATGAAGCTCAACACCAAGGCCTGGCCCGCGATCGCCGCAGCGGCCCTGCTCACCGTCGGCCTCGCCGCCTGTTCGTCGCCCTCCGCGGCCGACGACGCCGAAGCGGATGCCTCGGGCGCGAAGTTCGCCGTCGACGAGAACACGCTCGTCTTCGGCGTGGTGCCCGACTCGGTCGACACCGAGACGAACTACCAGCCGCTCATGGACTACATCGCGCAGGAGACCGGCAAGACGGTCGAGTACCACGAGTCCACCGACTACGCCGCGCTCATCGAGGCCGCCGTCGCAGGCAAGATCGACGTCGCCTCCTTCTCGGGCTTCACCTATGTGACCGCGACGAACAACGGTGCCGCCCTCACCCCGATCTCGTCGATCATCACCGAAGAGGGCCAGGAGCCCGGCTACTTCTCGCAGGCGATCGTGCCCAAGGGCAGCGCCGTCACCGACCTCGCCGGCTTCGAGGGCAAGAAGGTCTGCTTCGTCGACCCGTCGTCGACCTCGGGCTACCTGTTCCCGAGCTACAACCTGCTGAACGAGGGCATCGACCCCGAGACCGACGTCACCCCGGTGTTCGCGGGCAAGCACGACGTCTCGGTCACCAAGACCGGTGAGGGCGTCGAGTGCGAGGCCGGCTTCGCCGAGGACAGCGAGGTCGCCAAGAGCGACAAGGTCGAGGTCGTCGCGGAGACCATGGTCCCCGGTGCTCCGATCGTGCTCTCGAACACGCTTCCCGAAGAGCTGCAGACCCAGCTGACCGACATCCTCGGCGAGGTCACGATCGACGAGATCATCGCCGCCGGCATCGACAGCGCCGACAGCGATGCGTTCCGCAGCGTCTTCTTCGCCACCTCGCCGGTGGACGACGCGTACTACGACACCATCCGCGACATCTGCGAGCAGACCAACGCGGAGCAGTGCCAGGGCTGA